The Streptomyces sp. WZ-12 genome segment CCGGGCCCGGTCGACGACCCGTTGGACACCGCCCAGTTGGCCATCGGCGCGACGCTGCTGCTGTTCGGCGTCACGGCGCTGCTGCCGTGGCTGGTCGACCGGGTCGTCGGCCTGCTGCGCGGCGGCCCGGTGCCCTGGCAGTTGGCCGTCCGCCGCCTCCAGCTCAGCAGCGGCCCGGCGACCCGCGCGGTCAGCGGCATCACCGTCGCGCTGGCCGGGGCCATCGCCATCCACATGCTGATGACCGGCATGCAGGGCGGGTTCGCCGCCGCCTACGCCAAGTCCGGGCGGCTGCCGCAGATCACCTTCTGGGGCAGCACCCAGAACTGGCCGGAGACCGAACGGGCGCTCGCGGCGCTGCGCGCCACCCCCGGGGTCACCGCCGTCCGCGGCGTCATCGACATCGACGCCGGCCGGATGCCCACCCCGGGCCACGACACCAGCCGCGACCTGCCCGTCAACGTCGCCGTCGGCAACTGCGCCGAGCTGCGCAAGCTGGCCGCGCTGCCGTCCTGCCGGGACGGCGACGTCTTCCTCACCGACGCCGCCGCCCTCGCGTCCCGGACGGAGAGCAGCCCCGTCCCCGGCACCCCCCTCGACCTCAACCAGCGGCGGAGCCACGACGACCAGGCCCACACCCCCAGCCCCTGGACGATCCCGACGGACGCCCGCGCCGCCAGGCTCCTCCCGGTCGACGACGGCCACCCCGTCTACTACGACCTGCTGCTGACCCCCTCGGTCCTCGCCTCGGCCCGGTTCGTCGAGCCCAACGTGCAGATCCTCGTCCGCTTCGACCGCGGCACCCCCGACGTGCTCGAACACCTCCGCAACACCGCGGCCCGGATCAACCCGGCGATGTACGAGGGCTCCTCCTTCGACAACCCGCACGACGCGCAGTACGACGGCATCCGCAACGCGCTCTTCATCGGCGCCGTGATCACCCTGCTCCTGATCGGCGCGGGCCTGATCATCTCCACCGTCGAGCAGCTCTACGAGCGCCGCCGGCTGCTCTCCACCCTCGACGCGTACGGCACCCGCCGCGCCACCCTCGGCTGGTCCGTCCTGTGGCAGACCGCCCTCCCGGTCGCCCTCGGCCTGGGCCTGGCGCTCGCCTGCGGCCTGGCCCTGGGCTCGCTGCTGCTCAACATCATCGGCGCCGGGGTGGTCGTCGACTGGCCGGTGGTCGCCGGCATGGTCGGCATCGGCGGCGCCGTCATCCTCTTCGTCACCGCGCTGAGCCTGCCGCCCCTGTGGCGCATGATGCGCCCCGAGGGCCTGCGCACGGAGTGAGGCGTCGCCCATCGGATGAACGTGCTCGTACGGGACGAGAAAGGCCGCCTCTGCCTACGATGATGGTCTCGACACCAGCCCACTGGGAGGCACGCAATGTCCGCAGCAGCCGTCGAGCGTCCCCATGCGCCTGCCCACAAGTCGCTGCTGCTCCTTGAGCAGGCAGACCAGCTCATGGAGCAGCTTCCGGGCTACCGCGTCGAGATTCTCGGAGGCGACCTCATCGTGACCCCACCCTCAGACTTCGGCCATGCGAGGGGACTGTCCAGCCTCCGGGACACCTTTGCCGCTGTGGGATTGAACCGCGGCGAGACGCGAGTGCTCGAAGGTCTCGGCCTGTGGCTACCGGACGGCCCGGCAAACTTCGCCATCCCCGACCTGGCCGTAGTGGACGCTGATGCCGGGGAGCGCGTCGCCGAGTACGAGTGTGTCGACCCGGCTGCTTTCCGGATGGTTCTGGAGATCACGTCCGGCAACTACGTCAACGACCTGCGCACCAAGGTAGCCGCCTACGGCGCAGCGAAGGTGCCCGTGTACGTGATCGTCGACCGGAAGCACGAACGCCTCCACGTCCTCACCGAGCCCATCGAGGACGACTACGCCATGCACCGCATCCATGTCCCCGGCGAGAAGGTCGCCCTCCCAGAGTCGATCGGCGCCGAAGTCACCCTGGATGTCACAGAGGTCCTGGAAGATGCCCGGCGCATCACTCCACGCCGCTAGGGCGCTTCTGACGGATCTCCGCGACGCCGCGGAGATCCGTCAGAAGCGCCCTAACCCTCACCCCTCCGCGATCCGCACCGGCAACCCCCGCAACGCCCCCCGCAACGCCCGCGCGAACTCCTCGAATTCGGGCTGTCGGGCCGAGCCGCTGCGCATCGCCAGGGCGATCCGCCGGGCGGGCGCCGGATCCGCGAAGTAGCCCGTCGTCAGCAGGTCGTTGCGGGCGGTCTCGACCCGAAGTGCCGTACGCGGCAGGAGCGTTACGCCCAGCCCGCCGGCCACCAACTGCACCAGCGTGGAGAGCCCGGCCGCGCTCGTCGTCACCGGCGCGTTCTCGTCCCGCCCCGCCTCCCGGCAGACGTCCAGCGCCTGATCGCGCAGGCAGTGCCCCTCGTCCAGCAGGAGCAGATCGAGCTCCTTCAGCGCCGCGCGCGGGATGTCGCCGCGGCCGCCGAGCCAGTGGTCCTGGGGTGCGACCAGCACGAAGTCCTCGTCGAACAAGGGGATTTCGGTGACCTGGGGCGCGCCGAGCGGCACCGCGAGCAGCAGCAGGTCGAGCCGGCCGTGCGCCAGCCCGTCCAACAGCGAGGCGGTCTGCTCCTCGTGGACCTGGAGGTCGAGGTCGGGATAGGTGTCGTGGACCAGCCGCAGGACGGTGGGGAGCAGATACGGGGCGACGGTGGGGATGACGCCGAGCCGGAGCACGCCGGTGAAGGGCGCGCGGGCCGCCTCCGCCTCCTCCAGCAGCGCGCCGACCGCGTCCAGCACCGTACGGGCGCGCGCCGCCACCCGCTCCCCCGCCGGCGAGAGCAGCACCTTGCGGGTCGTACGCTCCAGGAGCTGCACGCCCAGGGTCTCCTCCAGCGCGGCGACGGCGCCGGAGAGCGCGGGCTGGCTCATGCCGATCTCGGCCGCCGCCTCCCGGAAGTGGAGGTGCTCGGCGACCGCGACGAAGGCCCTCAGCTGGGCCAGGCTGGGCTGGCGGGTCCGTCCGCCGGGGCTCGTAGGAGAAGCCACTGATAACCACCTCCGATCAACATCCACAAGTCTAACTATTTCCCTGATCAATGCCTCCTGTGGCACTGTGGATCCCGTCCAAGCCTCAAGGAAAGACCAGAAAGACCCCATAGGGGACTTTCTTGCAACAAGGAGAGCGCGTGCTCACTGTCGGTGACAAGTTCCCCGAGTTCGACCTGACCGCCTGCGTCTCGCTGGAGAAGGGCGCGGAGTTCGAGCAGATCAACCACAAGACCTACGAGGGCAAGTGGAAGATCGTCTTCGCCTGGCCCAAGGACTTCACCTTCGTGTGCCCGACCGAGATCGCGGCCTTCGGCAAGCTGAACGACGAGTTCGCCGACCGTGACGCCCAGGTCCTCGGCTTCTCCGGCGACTCCGAGTTCGTGCACCACGCCTGGCGCAAGGACCACCCGGACCTGACCGACCTGCCCTTCCCGATGCTGGCCGACTCCAAGCACGAGCTGATGCGCGCCCTGGGCATCGAGGGCGAGGACGGCTTCGCGCAGCGCGCCGTCTTCATCGTCGACCAGAACAACGAGATCCAGTTCACCATGGTGACCGCCGGCTCCGTCGGCCGTAACCCCAAGGAGGTCCTGCGGGTCCTGGACGCCCTGCAGACCGACGAGCTGTGCCCCTGCAACTGGAGCAAGGGCGAGGACACCCTGGACCCGGTCGCCCTGCTGGCTGGTGAGTGACACCCATGTCCCTCGATGACCTGAAGTCCGCGGTTCCGGACTACGCCAAGGACCTGAAGCTGAACCTCGGTTCGGTGATCGGCAACTCCGACCTGCCGCAGCAGCAGCTCTGGGGCACGGTGCTCGCCTGCGCGATCGCCTCGCGTTCGCCGAAGGTGCTGCGCGAGCTGGAGCCGGAGGCGAAGGCCAACCTCTCCGCCGAGGCGTACACCGCCGCCAAGTCGGCCGCCGCCATCATGGCGATGAACAACGTCTTCTACCGGACGCGCCACCTGCTCTCCGACCCGGAGTACGGCAACCTGCGCGCCGGTCTGCGGATGAACGTCATCGGCAACCCCGGCGTGGACAAGGTCGACTTCGAGCTGTGGTCGCTCGCCGTCTCCGCCATCAACGGCTGCGGCATGTGCCTGGACTCGCACGAGCAGGTGCTGCGCAAGGCCGGCGTCTCGCGCGAGACGGTCCAGGAGGCCGTCAAGATCGCGGCCGTCCTGCAGGCCGTCGGCGCCACCCTGGACTCCGAGGCGGCCCTCGCCGAGTGAACCTCGTCGCGTAGGCCAGCCGAGGCGGGCGCCATCCGACGCCCGGTCGTCTGACGCAAAGACCCCCGCGGACCTCGTGTCCGCGGGGGTCTTGTGCGTGGGGCCGTGGGCCGTGGCCCCTCGGGTCAACTCCTAGTCGTCCGAGGGGTGTTCGGGGTGCCGCGGCGGCGGGGTCGGGGCCACCGCCATCGCGGTCGCACCGCGCGGCGGCACCGTCATCCGCAGCGCCTGCTCCTGCGAGTACGCCCGCAGATAGCCGACGACGGTGTTGGTGACGGCCACCAGCGGGACGGCCACCACCGCGCCGCCGATGCCGGCGATCAGGCTGCCCGCGGCGACCGAGAGGATCACCGCCAGCGGATGCACCCGGACCGCCCGGCCGAGGATGAACGGCTGGAGCACATGGCTCTCGATCTGGTTCACCGCCAGCACCACCGCCAGCACCAACAGCGCCGTGAAGACCCCGTCGTGCCCCGCGACCAGCGCGACCACGCACGCCAGCGCGCCCGAGACCACCGCGCCGATCAGCGGGATGAACGCGAAGAGGAAGACGAAGACGGCGAGCGGGACGGCCAGCGGCACGTCGAGGAAGTAGAGCCCGATGCCGATGAAGAAGGCGTCGATCAGGGCGACCAGAACCGTGCCGCGGATGTACGCGGTCAACGTCCGCCAGGCGCGCGGCCCGGCGCCGGCCACCCCCGGACGGGCCTCGGCCGGGACCAGCTTGAGGAACCACTCCCAGATGCGTCGGCCGTCGTAGAGCAGGAACAGCGTGGTGAACATCGCCAGCACGATGCCGGTGAACATCTCCAGGACGACCGTGACGCCCTCCAGCCCGGCGGACGTTATGGCCTCGGTGTTGGCACCGACCGCGTCCTGGAGGTTCTTGGCGATGTGGTTGATCTGGCCCTCGGTCACATGGAACGGGCTCTTCAGCAGCCAGCCCCTGAGCTCGGTGATGCCCTCCTGGATGCGGCTGGACACCGAGTCGATGTTGCCCTGGACCTGCCACACCACGAACCAGCCGACCAGGCCCATCACCACGAAGCCGGCGATGAACGTCAACGCGCTGGCCAACCCGCGGGGCACGTTGCGCCGGCGCAGCCACGCCACGGTGGGCTGGAGCAGCGCCGTGATCAGCAGCGCGGCGATGAAGGACAGCACCACCAGTGAGACGGCGGTGATCGCCTTCGCCAGCACCCACACCGTTCCGGCCAGCACCAGCAGCCGCCAGCCGGCCTCGGCCGCGACCCGCACGCCCCAGGGCACCGCGGCCACCGGGTCCGGGCGGGCGGCAACGGCCGGCGCGTAGGCGGGCGGTGCGGGGACCGCGCCCGGCGACCGGACGGCGGCGGGGGCCGGCGCCGGCTCCTCCGCCTCCAGCCGCGGCACACCGTCGCTCCCGCCCGCACGCCCGCCGTCGACGTCGTCCACAACGGTCATGGGGGCCGCGGGAGGCACCGGCGGTGCCGCGGGAGGCATGGGGGGCGCGGCGGGCGCGGCCGGCACCGCGTCCGGCGGCCGCGTGGCCGTCGTGGTGCGCCCGCCCGGAGCGTCACCGCCCGCGGGCTGCTCCGCCGGGACGCCGGCCGCCGGGGTGCGCAGCACGTCCCGGTCCACGTGCCCGGCGTACCCGAGCTCTGCCCGCTCGGCGGCCTCCGCCGCGGCCTCCGCGCGGCGGCGCTGTTCCTCCAGCCGCTGCGAGAG includes the following:
- a CDS encoding FtsX-like permease family protein, whose amino-acid sequence is MTLLHPRTGTGTGGARSAGVPAAPRSGPLTWARDLAMGMRFAVGGGREGWIRTALTAAGVALGVAVLLCSASAPTLMNAWHGREKARENLGQAHPPPRSDRTVLYSSADTTFHGTAIRGRLVRPDGAHPPVPPGMDHLPGPGRMLVSPALKEMLGAPGNALLRERLSTYRIAGVIGDEGLKGPRELTFVAGSGTLREPDGYRIDHFGKNWESQPLTAPGLVLVIMTCVALLTPVMVFLGTSVRFGNERRERRLAALRLVGADVRTTRRIASGEALLGSLLGLVGGTALFLAGRQLAPAITLWDINVYPSDVTPAPLAALLIAVAVPTCAVLVTLVAQRGITVEPLGIVRHRPPVRRRLWWRVALPLVGTGLLVPMAVQPGPVDDPLDTAQLAIGATLLLFGVTALLPWLVDRVVGLLRGGPVPWQLAVRRLQLSSGPATRAVSGITVALAGAIAIHMLMTGMQGGFAAAYAKSGRLPQITFWGSTQNWPETERALAALRATPGVTAVRGVIDIDAGRMPTPGHDTSRDLPVNVAVGNCAELRKLAALPSCRDGDVFLTDAAALASRTESSPVPGTPLDLNQRRSHDDQAHTPSPWTIPTDARAARLLPVDDGHPVYYDLLLTPSVLASARFVEPNVQILVRFDRGTPDVLEHLRNTAARINPAMYEGSSFDNPHDAQYDGIRNALFIGAVITLLLIGAGLIISTVEQLYERRRLLSTLDAYGTRRATLGWSVLWQTALPVALGLGLALACGLALGSLLLNIIGAGVVVDWPVVAGMVGIGGAVILFVTALSLPPLWRMMRPEGLRTE
- a CDS encoding Uma2 family endonuclease produces the protein MSAAAVERPHAPAHKSLLLLEQADQLMEQLPGYRVEILGGDLIVTPPSDFGHARGLSSLRDTFAAVGLNRGETRVLEGLGLWLPDGPANFAIPDLAVVDADAGERVAEYECVDPAAFRMVLEITSGNYVNDLRTKVAAYGAAKVPVYVIVDRKHERLHVLTEPIEDDYAMHRIHVPGEKVALPESIGAEVTLDVTEVLEDARRITPRR
- a CDS encoding LysR substrate-binding domain-containing protein; translation: MASPTSPGGRTRQPSLAQLRAFVAVAEHLHFREAAAEIGMSQPALSGAVAALEETLGVQLLERTTRKVLLSPAGERVAARARTVLDAVGALLEEAEAARAPFTGVLRLGVIPTVAPYLLPTVLRLVHDTYPDLDLQVHEEQTASLLDGLAHGRLDLLLLAVPLGAPQVTEIPLFDEDFVLVAPQDHWLGGRGDIPRAALKELDLLLLDEGHCLRDQALDVCREAGRDENAPVTTSAAGLSTLVQLVAGGLGVTLLPRTALRVETARNDLLTTGYFADPAPARRIALAMRSGSARQPEFEEFARALRGALRGLPVRIAEG
- a CDS encoding peroxiredoxin; translated protein: MLTVGDKFPEFDLTACVSLEKGAEFEQINHKTYEGKWKIVFAWPKDFTFVCPTEIAAFGKLNDEFADRDAQVLGFSGDSEFVHHAWRKDHPDLTDLPFPMLADSKHELMRALGIEGEDGFAQRAVFIVDQNNEIQFTMVTAGSVGRNPKEVLRVLDALQTDELCPCNWSKGEDTLDPVALLAGE
- a CDS encoding alkyl hydroperoxide reductase, with product MSLDDLKSAVPDYAKDLKLNLGSVIGNSDLPQQQLWGTVLACAIASRSPKVLRELEPEAKANLSAEAYTAAKSAAAIMAMNNVFYRTRHLLSDPEYGNLRAGLRMNVIGNPGVDKVDFELWSLAVSAINGCGMCLDSHEQVLRKAGVSRETVQEAVKIAAVLQAVGATLDSEAALAE
- a CDS encoding AI-2E family transporter, with the translated sequence MSRLPQWVGGLGAGLTRLSQRLEEQRRRAEAAAEAAERAELGYAGHVDRDVLRTPAAGVPAEQPAGGDAPGGRTTTATRPPDAVPAAPAAPPMPPAAPPVPPAAPMTVVDDVDGGRAGGSDGVPRLEAEEPAPAPAAVRSPGAVPAPPAYAPAVAARPDPVAAVPWGVRVAAEAGWRLLVLAGTVWVLAKAITAVSLVVLSFIAALLITALLQPTVAWLRRRNVPRGLASALTFIAGFVVMGLVGWFVVWQVQGNIDSVSSRIQEGITELRGWLLKSPFHVTEGQINHIAKNLQDAVGANTEAITSAGLEGVTVVLEMFTGIVLAMFTTLFLLYDGRRIWEWFLKLVPAEARPGVAGAGPRAWRTLTAYIRGTVLVALIDAFFIGIGLYFLDVPLAVPLAVFVFLFAFIPLIGAVVSGALACVVALVAGHDGVFTALLVLAVVLAVNQIESHVLQPFILGRAVRVHPLAVILSVAAGSLIAGIGGAVVAVPLVAVTNTVVGYLRAYSQEQALRMTVPPRGATAMAVAPTPPPRHPEHPSDD